A single genomic interval of Penicillium psychrofluorescens genome assembly, chromosome: 2 harbors:
- a CDS encoding uncharacterized protein (ID:PFLUO_003228-T1.cds;~source:funannotate): MTDFPSCRVNREAHYHPDPEHGGTFHVRGAHFLAEDPVLFDAPFFKVTKNELWTLDPQQRLIMENTYHALENAGIPIHEIAGSRTSVYASGFNVDHAALLNMDPETTLKYKPQGTSNSIISGRVSWFYDLKGPCMTLDTACSSSMVALHLACTSLQIGESDMSIVAGANYLANPIDVMGMAHHGFLSPDGKCFSFDHRANGYSRGEGVGSIIVKRVSDAIRDGNTIRAIIRATGVNQDGRTAGITLPSATAQESLIRDVYNKAGLDMRETRMLESHGTGTSAGDPIEANAAAKVFGPYRSSQDPLFIGAIKSGIGHLEGGAGVAGIIKSVLILETGIIPANVNFEKPNPRIPATKWNLKFPTANTSWPSTGVRRISVNSFGVGGTNGHAILDDAYSYLASNNPSASHKTVKVPPSLKEVTRFVTSTSSPKIVNELLDRATAASTLTATEAKDANHGNYPNPFNNYIENVEGLSASRIFTFSSFDEQGIERNAKHLAEYLSRIRHLHTSNEVEYLGNLAYTLSECRSLFPWRAFCVADSLSELNESLVAKGTLMKNRFQNQARIGLIFTGQGAQWHAMGRELLVFPIYSHRIKEASEYMSKLGAPWCLETELLATKDASLVNSASLSHPACAALQIALVDLLLSWNIIPSAVMGHSSGEIAAAYAAGRLSRQAAWKTAYWRGAVSAKSLKLKGAMLAVGLSTVNLQAYLEQANPDHEGELITACLNSPKNNTVSGDEDKIDALKTILDQNSVFARKLNVANAYHSAHMKQVADEYEHVLGDLTVEPPELFSNKIRMFSTVTGKEVTEERLGSRYWVENMVSPVRFADALVAMCYHRSGKQTLQLNSGSEFTISMVVEVGPHGAMRSAVKETLATQAGGKSIVYLNVLDRSRPGSRTILSVAGMLSCQGVPVDIRGINALLDTKPAKMLVNLPPYSFNHCERVIYESRLSKNFRLRKYQRHDLLGAPVTDWNNDQPRWRHIIRLSEQPWLRDHVVTGSYVYPGVGYIIMAIEASRQISDPNLNLIGFRLKDVSIKRALIIPDTKNGVEMCLSITKMDEASMWASSVWNRFSIVSYNPTGDDWIEHCTGYIAVEYELPTNPIDNGLEEKHKSSRWSELIESTFSQCQTSIDIEQTYDNLVTTGLNFGPLFRNLSDVKGSGKGRGEISTIITVPDVVECMPKKYIHPHLIHPSTMDSMFHHFLLSVLDLTGKSILESAMVPVFVKEIWLSANVNPNPGSQFRGYGKSTMIAYEKYESDILVWDGRRDEGILSIKGLKATPLESSSTTGVQRRDLCHTIEWSPAPEFILPTLFSHVKRSGPNEDEEYLYWINRMQLAVILSVTDALEALPPTFDPGSLEAHSRRYYDWLLYQKDQLDKDRIIHISKQQWEDMSQNEEAKKKLLREVANHNGDGALAMRMGANIVPYLTNQSDPLQIMFDDDLLDRVYDEAAALGDIPALFQEYLNHMYNTSSNLKVLEIGAGTGASTAMLLAALTRPGNKSYGTSTCRVIQYTFSDVSTGFFEKAKERFSAWRDIIEFKTYNAEKDPTSQGLSLASYDLVVAGNVVHTTASLEKTLTNIRILLKPGGRLLMQEGVRQNFLWSPLAFGQLPGWWRGVEPSRQWSPWVPTNEWESHLAQAGFDASPLSLQDRERPDLHTQSLFIATAAAATKEVDCGKLAVITSDSSADGLANLIRSRLGCSLIHYLDISKHDLHEFVCVSCIEFEREVLSDPTEEEYLNIRHLLSTSDGILWITANMESNPALGMIVGMMRSIRWERDVDGANLVPVSITDPRSSKDALVSQIMRVFTHQFLQDHPRTKNAEYMLGEDVILTSRIVESEPPNEFLNSKFVKPGPQMRPLCEAGRPIKLSTSSPGLLNKLEFVTDTVYYEPLPENLVEIEIRAVGLNFRDVMIAMGEHMAYSLGNEAAGVVTRVGSLVPDLAPGDRVVYMCGFESVGCFHTYGRVQWQNVVRIPDSLSFEVAAGLPCVYSTVIYGLHDIAHLSKGETILIHAAAGGIGQAAIQLAKNAGAEIFATVSASEKKELLVTEYGIAEDHIFSSRDLTFVSGIRRMTDGRGVDVLLNSLSGEALRGSWDILAPFGRFIEIGKKDSQGGGRIPLEPFLRQATMASVELPMMMRHKPLLFRRLIADTIRLYAESKIHQAKPTTVMSYGKIEEALRLLQSGRGMGKIILVPSPTDIVPLVPQPQTDYTFEDNATFVLAGGLGGIGRSIALWMAAKGARHIVFLSRSGRVTESVKQMMCALQGFKCEAHIFVCDVSDRQRVQEVVYHVAQTLPPIKGCIQASMVLKDGMFENMTFDDYQTVVRPKVQGSWNLHGLLPKTLDFFVMLSSATGILGNRSQANYAAGNNYQDWLARYRLKQGMPSISVDLGTVLSVGYVAEHRENMTTLGNILEVIREDELHVLLEYAIDPRSRRLPGSKQGQLVVGLTTAEYLRQRGVPPLTYLTYPLFTHLNVTSVSLRQSGHEDPAYQAVAALPHASSLEEAMTIVCDGIRYKLASLLAIPVENIDPAKSVSSNGVDSLVAMEFRAWVAKDLGADVPLLDIMGTGSLEMISDKVVHASGLVHLQK, from the exons ATGACAGACTTTCCTAGCTGTCGTGTCAACAGGGAAGCTCACTACCACCCGGATCCTGAACATGGCGGTACA TTCCATGTCCGCGGTGCACATTTCCTGGCTGAAGATCCTGTCCTGTTCGACGCGCCCTTTTTTAAGGTGACAAAAAACGAGTTATGGACACTGGATCCACAGCAGCGACTCATCATGGAAAACACCTACCATGCCCTCGAAAATGCCGGCATACCAATCCACGAAATAGCAGGCTCCCGGACGTCCGTGTATGCAAGTGGCTTCAACGTCGACCACGCTGCACTCTTGAACATGGACCCGGAGACTACTCTCAAATACAAACCGCAAGGAACCTCCAACTCCATTATTTCTGGTCGAGTGAGCTGGTTCTATGATTTGAAAGGACCCTGTATGACATTGGACACGGCTTGTTCCAGCAGTATGGTGGCTCTTCATCTTGCCTGTACGAGCTTGCAGATTGGGGAAAGTGACATG TCAATCGTAGCCGGTGCCAACTACCTGGCCAATCCCATCGATGTCATGGGCATGGCTCATCACGGtttcctttctccagatGGCAAATGCTTTAGCTTTGACCACCGTGCAAATGGGTATTCCCGCGGGGAAGGTGTCGGTAGCATCATTGTGAAGCGCGTTTCCGATGCCATTCGAGACGGCAACACCATTCGGGCTATAATCAGAGCTACGGGGGTGAACCAGGATGGCCGCACTGCCGGAATTACACTACCCAGCGCTACAGCACAGGAGTCTTTGATCAGAGATGTCTACAATAAAGCGGGCCTAGACATGCGGGAAACGAGGATGCTAGAGTCCCACGGAACCGGTACCTCGGCGGGAGATCCGATCGAAGCAAACGCAGCGGCCAAGGTGTTTGGACCCTACCGGAGCTCTCAAGATCCGCTTTTTATTGGAGCGATCAAGTCAGGCATTGGCCACCTAGAGGGCGGCGCAGGCGTTGCCGGGATCATCAAGTCGGTGCTCATTCTTGAGACAGGCATCATCCCGGCAAACGTAAATTTCGAAAAGCCCAATCCCCGGATTCCTGCCACCAAATGGAACTTGAAATTTCCCACAGCGAACACCTCATGGCCAAGCACGGGCGTTCGTCGAATTTCGGTGAACTCCTTCGGGGTTGGCGGGACAAACGGTCATGCCATTCTCGATGATGCGTACAGCTATCTGGCCTCTAACAATCCAAGTGCATCCCATAAGACGGTGAAAGTGCCACCGAGCTTGAAAGAAGTCACTCGCTTCGTCACCTCGACCTCCAGCCCGAAGATCGTCAATGAGCTCTTGGATCGAGCGACGGCAGCTAGTACGCTGACGGCCACGGAGGCTAAAGATGCGAACCATGGAAACTATCCGAATCCCTTCAACAACTACATTGAGAACGTCGAAGGTCTATCTGCGTCTCGTATTTTCACATTTAGCTCTTTCGATGAACAAGGCATCGAGCGCAACGCGAAACATCTGGCCGAATATCTGTCCAGAATTCGGCATTTGCACACGTCGAACGAAGTAGAATACTTGGGGAATCTTGCCTATACTCTTTCTGAATGTCGATCACTTTTTCCATGGCGAGCATTCTGTGTGGCCGACTCTTTGTCTGAGCTGAATGAGAGTCTGGTGGCGAAGGGCACGCTGATGAAGAACCGATTTCAGAATCAAGCAAGAATTGGACTTATCTTCACCGGGCAAGGGGCGCAATGGCATGCTATGGGCAGAGAGCTGCTTGTGTTTCCCATTTACAGCCACCGCATCAAGGAAGCGTCAGAGTATATGTCCAAGTTGGGAGCTCCGTGGTGCTTGGAGACTGAGTTGCTCGCGACCAAGGATGCTTCATTGGTGAACTCGGCCTCCCTATCCCATCCGGCATGTGCCGCTCTTCAAATTGCGCTGGTAGATTTGCTACTAAGTTGGAATATTATACCTTCAGCAGTGATGGGTCATTCTTCTGGCGAAATTGCCGCCGCCTACGCTGCCGGTCGACTGAGCCGTCAAGCAGCTTGGAAAACGGCATATTGGCGAGGAGCCGTTTCGGCAAAGTCACTCAAACTCAAAGGTGCAATGCTTGCTGTAGGCCTTTCCACGGTGAACTTACAAGCGTATCTCGAGCAGGCAAATCCGGACCACGAGGGGGAATTGATCACGGCCTGTCTGAACAGCCCTAAAAACAACACCGTTTCGGGTGACGAGGACAAGATTGATGCATTGAAAACAATTCTTGATCAGAACAGCGTGTTCGCCAGAAAGCTAAACGTTGCGAATGCGTACCACTCAGCGCATATGAAGCAAGTTGCTGACGAGTATGAGCATGTGCTTGGTGACTTGACAGTTGAACCTCCGGAGCTATTTTCCAACAAGATTCGAATGTTTTCAACAGTCACAGGCAAGGAGGTGACGGAGGAACGACTCGGCAGTCGGTATTGGGTGGAGAACATGGTCTCCCCCGTACGTTTTGCGGATGCGTTAGTAGCCATGTGCTACCACCGGTCTGGAAAACAGACATTGCAGTTGAATTCGGGGTCCGAGTTCACTATTAGCATGGTAGTCGAGGTCGGGCCGCACGGCGCGATGCGCAGTGCAGTGAAGGAAACCCTCGCAACACAAGCCGGCGGCAAATCCATCGTCTATCTTAACGTTCTCGACCGATCTCGTCCTGGCAGCAGAACTATTTTGTCTGTGGCGGGAATGCTTAGCTGTCAGGGTGTCCCAGTTGACATCCGGGGAATTAATGCATTGCTGGACACGAAGCCCGCCAAAATGCTCGTCAATCTACCCCCGTACAGTTTCAACCATTGCGAACGGGTTATTTATGAAAGCCGGCTAAGCAAAAATTTCCGGCTGCGCAAATACCAGCGTCATGATCTCTTAGGAGCTCCAGTCACGGACTGGAACAACGACCAACCACGCTGGCGCCACATCATTCGCCTCTCGGAGCAGCCATGGTTGCGAGACCATGTCGTCACTGGAAGCTATGTGTATCCTGGAGTTGGATATATCATTATGGCAATCGAAGCCTCTCGCCAGATCTCCGATCCAAATCTCAACCTGATTGGCTTTCGCCTGAAGGATGTTTCTATCAAGCGCGCTTTAATTATCCCTGATACTAAAAACGGAGTCGAAATGTGTCTGTCAATAACAAAGATGGATGAAGCCAGTATGTGggcctcctccgtctggaATCGCTTTTCGATCGTATCGTATAACCCGACCGGTGACGATTGGATTGAACATTGCACGGGATATATTGCAGTGGAATACGAATTGCCAACGAATCCAATCGACAATGGTTTAGAAGAAAAGCACAAATCGTCCCGCTGGTCGGAATTGATTGAATCAACATTTTCTCAGTGCCAGACCTCCATCGACATTGAACAGACTTACGATAACCTTGTCACAACGGGTCTTAACTTTGGTCCACTCTTTCGCAACTTGTCCGATGTCAAGGGCAGTGGGAAGGGACGGGGTGAGATCTCCACGATCATCACTGTGCCAGATGTGGTGGAATGCATGCCCAAGAAATATATCCATCCTCATTTGATACACCCCAGCACAATGGATAGCATGTTTCACCATTTCCTCCTATCGGTTCTTGACCTCACTGGAAAATCTATACTGGAATCTGCCATGGTTCCAGTGTTTGTCAAGGAGATATGGCTTTCCGCCAATGTCAACCCAAACCCTGGAAGCCAGTTCCGGGGATATGGAAAGTCCACCATGATTGCATATGAAAAGTACGAGTCAGACATACTCGTTTGGGACGGCCGTAGAGATGAGGGAATTCTTTCGATCAAGGGACTCAAGGCCACTCCGTTGGAGTCCAGTTCAACCACTGGGGTACAACGCCGAGACTTGTGCCATACGATTGAGTGGTCACCAGCTCCCGAATTCATCTTGCCGACCTTGTTTTCGCATGTGAAGCGCTCGGGCCCAAACGAGGATGAAGAGTATCTTTATTGGATAAATCGTATGCAACTGGCCGTCATTCTGAGCGTCACTGATGCCCTGGAAGCGTTGCCTCCAACATTTGATCCGGGTAGCTTGGAAGCTCACTCACGAAGATACTATGACTGGCTGTTATATCAAAAAGATCAGTTGGACAAAGATCGAATCATCCACATTTCCAAGCAGCAATGGGAGGACATGTCCCAGAACGAGGAAGCTAAAAAGAAACTTCTCCGTGAGGTTGCTAATCACAACGGGGACGGAGCACTCGCAATGCGTATGGGTGCAAACATTGTCCCATACCTTACCAACCAAAGTGATCCACTCCAAATCATGTTCGACgacgatcttctcgaccgcGTTTACGATGAAGCAGCAGCGCTTGGCGACATCCCCGCATTGTTTCAAGAGTACTTGAATCACATGTATAACACGTCGTCTAATCTGAAGGTGCTGGAAATTGGGGCCGGCACCGGGGCTTCTACAGCAATGTTGCTTGCAGCACTCACTCGACCTGGAAACAAATCGTATGGTACTTCAACTTGCCGGGTGATTCAGTACACGTTTTCCGACGTCTCAACTGGTTTCTTCGAAAAGGCAAAAGAAAGATTCAGCGCTTGGCGCGATATCATCGAGTTCAAGACATACAACGCCGAAAAGGATCCTACCAGTCAAGGTCTTTCCTTAGCTTCGTATGATTTGGTTGTTGCTGGCAACGTTGTACATACAACGGCGAGTTTGGAAAAGACTTTGACAAATATTCGTATCCTCCTCAAGCCTGGAGGAAGGCTTCTCATGCAGGAAGGCGTCCGACAAAACTTTCTTTGGTCCCCTCTCGCTTTTGGACAATTGCCCGGCTGGTGGCGAGGAGTCGAACCCAGCCGGCAATGGAGCCCGTGGGTCCCAACCAACGAATGGGAGAGTCACTTGGCTCAGGCCGGTTTCGATGCATCACCGCTTTCTTTGCAAGACCGAGAACGTCCTGATTTGCATACTCAAAGTCTATTTATCGCAACGGCTGCGGCAGCTACCAAAGAGGTAGATTGTGGCAAGCTAGCGGTCATCACATCTGACTCCTCCGCAGATGGACTCGCGAATCTCATTCGAAGCCGGCTTGGCTGCTCTCTCATCCACTATCTTGACATTTCCAAGCATGACCTTCATGAGTTTGTCTGCGTCAGTTGTATAGAGTTCGAAAGGGAAGTACTATCGGACCCAACCGAGGAAGAATATCTCAATATAAGGCACCTACTTTCCACTTCTGACGGCATTCTGTGGATTACTGCGAATATGGAGAGCAATCCTGCTCTTGGTATGATCGTGGGAATGATGCGATCCATCCGCTGGGAAAGGGATGTCGACGGCGCCAACTTGGTACCAGTGTCGATCACAGATCCGCGATCCTCTAAGGATGCTTTGGTTTCCCAGATAATGCGAGTCTTTACGCATCAATTTCTGCAAGACCATCCAAGGACCAAAAATGCGGAATACATGCTCGGTGAGGATGTTATCCTTACTAGCCGGATCGTCGAGTCTGAACCACCAAATGAATTCTTGAATTCGAAGTTCGTGAAGCCAGGACCACAGATGAGGCCGCTTTGCGAGGCCGGTCGCCCCATTAAACTCAGCACATCCTCTCCCGGACTTTTAAACAAATTGGAGTTCGTGACCGACACGGTATACTATGAGCCCCTCCCTGAGAATCTTGTTGAGATCGAGATCAGGGCCGTTGGGTTGAATTTCCGAGATGTTATGATTGCTATGGGTGAACACATGGCCTATTCGCTTGGAAATGAAGCGGCTGGAGTTGTCACTCGAGTTGGCAGTCTGGTACCTGACCTTGCACCTGGTGACAGAGTCGTTTACATGTGTGGCTTCGAGTCTGTGGGCTGCTTCCATACTTACGGAAGGGTTCAATGGCAGAACGTGGTCAGAATTCCGGACTCCTTAAGTTTTGAAGTTGCGGCCGGACTGCCTTGTGTATATTCCACGGTCATTTATGGCTTACACGACATTGCTCATTTATCGAAGGGTGAAACAatcctcatccatgccgCGGCAGGGGGTATTGGACAGGCTGCAATTCAACTGGCGAAAAATGCCGGGGCCGAAATCTTCGCAACTGTTTCAGCTtcagagaagaaggaactACTGGTAACTGAATACGGGATAGCCGAAGACCACATCTTTTCAAGTCGTGATCTGACTTTTGTATCGGGGATAAGACGAATGACAGACGGTCGAGGGGTAGATGTGCTGCTCAATTCGTTATCTGGAGAGGCGCTACGAGGCTCGTGGGACATATTGGCTCCATTCGGACGATTCATCGAAATCGGGAAGAAGGATTctcaaggaggagggcgaaTTCCGCTTGAGCCGTTCCTCCGACAAGCCACAATGGCGAGTGTTGAACTTCCTATGATGATGAGACACAAGCCGCTTCTCTTCCGCCGTTTGATCGCTGATACAATTCGCCTGTATGCTGAGAGCAAGATCCACCAAGCAAAGCCGACAACTGTCATGAGCTATGGAAAAATTGAAGAAGCTCTGCGACTTCTGCAATCTGGGCGAGGAATGGGTAAAATCATCCTAGTACCATCTCCAACTGACATTGTCCCCCTCGTTCCTCAGCCGCAGACAGACTATACCTTTGAGGACAATGCAACGTTCGTCTTGGCAGGGGGCCTGGGAGGAATCGGTCGCAGCATTGCTCTGTGGATGGCTGCGAAGGGGGCCCGCCATATTGTCTTCTTGTCTCGATCTGGTCGAGTCACCGAGTCGGTGAAGCAGATGATGTGTGCCCTTCAAGGATTCAAATGCGAGGCTCATATATTCGTGTGCGATGTTTCAGACAGGCAGCGGGTGCAGGAGGTCGTCTACCATGTGGCCCAGACGCTGCCACCTATCAAGGGCTGTATTCAGGCCTCAATGGTGCTTAAG GACGGCATGTTCGAGAACATGACATTCGACGACTATCAAACTGTAGTCCGTCCCAAAGTACAGGGGTCATGGAATCTACATGGCCTCCTCCCGAAAACACTGGATTTCTTTGTCATGTTGTCATCTGCGACCGGAATTCTCGGCAACCGATCTCAGGCCAACTATGCTGCGGGAAATAATTACCAGGATTGGCTGGCTCGATATCGTCTCAAGCAAGGCATGCCTTCCATCAGTGTCGATTTGGGTACGGTACTATCTGTTGGTTATGTTGCAGAGCACCGCGAGAACATGACTACGCTTGGCAATATACTTGAAGTCATCCGTGAAGACGAACTCCACGTTTTACTCGAATACGCCATTGATCCTCGGAGCCGCCGCCTGCCAGGCAGCAAACAGGGCCAGCTCGTGGTTGGTCTCACGACAGCGGAGTACCTTCGTCAACGCGGCGTCCCCCCGCTCACCTACCTCACTTATCCACTATTCACGCATTTGAATGTGACTAGTGTGTCTCTTCGGCAGAGTGGTCACGAAGATCCCGCCTACCAGGCCGTGGCTGCATTGCCACACGCCTCCAGCCTTGAAGAAGCTATGACTATCGTTTGTGATGGTATCCGCTACAAGCTTGCCTCGTTACTGGCCATTCCGGTTGAGAATATTGATCCTGCTAAGAGTGTCAGTAGTAACGGGGTGGATAGCCTGGTCGCCATGGAGTTTCGGGCATGGGTAGCCAAGGATTTAGGTGCCGACGTACCCCTGCTAGACATCATGGGCACCGGAAGCCTCGAGATGATTAGTGACAAGGTTGTGCATGCCAGTGGTTTGGTTCATTTGCAGAAATAA